The region CCAGACACATCGGGCACCCAGGGACCTCTTTTCCCAAACCATCCAAGAGGAGGTACTGGCCTTGGCTATGGAATAGGGAAGGTGGGTGTAGGGAGGCAGAGCCCTGGAAACCCAGGGCCGGGGTCCTTTGGCTCTGTTCAAAGAGCTCCTTCTCTTGGGCACAAGCCCACTCAGGTCAGCTGGTCTGGGATGTGGTGAGTAGCCCATGACTATCTCTGGGTGTCACAGGTGTGCCTCACTGGACACAGTTCCATCCTGGACAGATGCTTGGCCTTACCCACCCTCCAGCTGGGACTGCAGAGGACTGGCGGGAGTCCATGAGAAGGGAGGGCatgaaggggtgtgcagggtgtggAGTGGGGGTCTGGGCTTAGTTAAGCACTGGAGGCTGGGCAAGCTGGAGCCGTCCCCCCATGCTGGAAACAAGACTCCATGTGGCCTGGGGGCTatatggggtgggggctgagggtaTGTGGGGCTGGGCTCTAATTTCCTGTTGATCCCACAAAGTTGGCTCACCCAATTGACTCCCTGTGCCTCTCAGGGCCTAGGGTGGGGTCTCCGGAGGTAGAGGATGGGCAAGGCTTGGGGGCTAGGGGAGGATAGGAGGGGAAGGCTCTGTTCCAGGCTATGAGAACCTGGAGTTGGGCCTGAGGGCTACTGGGGTGAGTAGTCAGCTGTTGCCTGTGTGGGGTCTGTGCTTTACCCAGGCCCCACTCTCCATTTATGCACCCTGTTGCAGGGTTAGGACTCCGGCCCCAGCgttcctcctgcccctgggtGGAGCTTTATTCCTGCATTGTCCCacatccctcctccccaccctcctgctctTCCTTGTCCCCTACCCAGGGTTGAACTTTGCTCTTTGTCCTCAAGTCCCACCAACCCCCACTCCTacattccctcccaccctcctcctcccgaCCGGGGTTGAGCTCTACTGTGGCCCACAGGTTCCCGCCCCCCGTCCCTATGACCAACATGAGCTGGAGCTTCCTGACGCGGTTGCTGGAGGAGATCCACCACCACTCCACATTCGTGGGCAAGGTGTGGCTCACGGTGCTGGTGGTCTTCCGTATCGTGCTCACTGCTGTCGGAGGAGAGTCCATCTACTCAGACGAGCAGACCAAGTTCACCTGTAACACAAGGCAGCCAGGCTGCGACAACGTCTGCTACGACGCCTTCGCGCCCCTGTCCCACGTGCGTTTCTGGGTCTTCCAGATTGTGGTCATCTCCACACCCTCTGTCATGTACCTTGGATACGCTGTGCACCGCCTAGCCCGCGCTGCGCAGCACGATCGCCGCCGTGTTCCCCGCCGCAGCCCTGGGCCCCGTGCGCCCCCCGAGCCCCTGTCACTACCCATGCCATCCCACCGGAGCTGGTCCCAGCCCATGGACCTAGGCGAGGAAGAACccatgctgggcctgggggaggaagaTGATGAGCGGGGAGCGGCAGAAGGCCTGGGCGAGGGGAACGAGGTGGAGAATGAGAGTGCTGCCAAGGGTCCCGGTGGGGATGCCAAGGCAGCGGGGACCCCGGGCCGCAACGGGCCGCACGATGGGCGACGGCGCATCCAGCGCGAAGGCCTGATGCGCGTGTACGTGGCCCAGCTGGTGGCACGGGCCGCCTTCGAGGTGGCCTTTCTGGTGGGCCAGTACCTTCTGTATGGCTTTGAGGTGCCGCCCTTCTTCCCATGCAGCCGGAGGCCCTGCCCACACGTGGTCGACTGCTTCGTGTCGCGGCCCACGGAGAAGACAGTCTTCCTGCTGGTCATGTACGTGGTcagctgcctctgcctgctgctcAACCTCTGCGAGATGGCGCACCTGGGCCTGGGCAGCGCGCAGGACGCTGTGCGAGCCCGTCGCCCCACGGCTGCCGCTCCCAGTCCAGCACAGCGCCCgctgccctgcccactccccgCCACGCCCGCAGGTTTGGCCTGCCCGCCTGACTACAGCCTCGTGGTGCACGCAGCGGAGCGCACACATGCCCGCGACCCAGATCTGGCCAGCCTGGCACTGCGGGCCCTGCGGGACCGGCACACGCTCGGGGACTGTAATCGCCCACCCTGCTCCAGcctccccgcgcccgcccgggGTCCCCCGAGGGCCAGTGCGTCCGTATCCGGGTCAGGCAGCGCTACGTCCGGGGGCACGGGCGGGGGCCAGGGCCCGCTGAGAGCCAAACCCAGGGTGAACTCGGAGAAGGGCAGtgccagcagcagggaggggaagaccACCGTGTGGATCTGAGGTCCCGCGCCCAAtgctttcagttttctcttcagCCAGGCACCAGTGGGGACTTGGGGATAAAGCTGGGGACTGGACGCACTGGAAGCAGAgcacctctttctcctcttcctcctccctctcccctccccctcctcctcttccttctcttcctgggcTGGCAGTCCTCcttgggagaggcaggaaggggaagggcaCCACTGCTGGGTATCACTGCCCCTTCCCACCCAAGCCCCCTCTCTGTCCTGGATAAGAGGGGAGGATGGGCCTGGCGACCAGGAAGGGTCTCCAGCTCTGATCCTAACCACCCCCTCCAACAAGTGGGCTGGACTGTGGCTAGGgtactgccccaccccccaccacatcCAGAGGCACCTTGAACTGCTCTGGACTGGGTGCCCAATCCTTCCCTCCGAGCCTCCCCGGGATGGGGCCAGAGCCTCAGGACAAGGGCTGTGGACAGAGTGCCAGGCCTCCTCTTTGCTCCCCTGCAGC is a window of Phyllostomus discolor isolate MPI-MPIP mPhyDis1 chromosome 8, mPhyDis1.pri.v3, whole genome shotgun sequence DNA encoding:
- the GJC2 gene encoding gap junction gamma-2 protein encodes the protein MTNMSWSFLTRLLEEIHHHSTFVGKVWLTVLVVFRIVLTAVGGESIYSDEQTKFTCNTRQPGCDNVCYDAFAPLSHVRFWVFQIVVISTPSVMYLGYAVHRLARAAQHDRRRVPRRSPGPRAPPEPLSLPMPSHRSWSQPMDLGEEEPMLGLGEEDDERGAAEGLGEGNEVENESAAKGPGGDAKAAGTPGRNGPHDGRRRIQREGLMRVYVAQLVARAAFEVAFLVGQYLLYGFEVPPFFPCSRRPCPHVVDCFVSRPTEKTVFLLVMYVVSCLCLLLNLCEMAHLGLGSAQDAVRARRPTAAAPSPAQRPLPCPLPATPAGLACPPDYSLVVHAAERTHARDPDLASLALRALRDRHTLGDCNRPPCSSLPAPARGPPRASASVSGSGSATSGGTGGGQGPLRAKPRVNSEKGSASSREGKTTVWI